Genomic window (Syntrophales bacterium):
CATTTCCCTTTTTAAAAAGTGAATGGGGTCTGAGCGATGCCCAATGCGGGGCGATGGTTTCCGCCGTTTACTGGGCAATTGTCCTGTTTTCCTTTCCCGTCTCCATCCTCGTTGACCGGTGGAGCCGCAAAAAAAGCATCGGGATAATGGCCGTTTTGTGGAGTCTGGCGACGGCAGCCTGTGCGATAACCAAAAATTTCAATCAGTTATTTATTGCCCGCACCGCCATCGGGCTGGGCGAGGCCGGCTACGCGCCAGGCGGAACGGCCATGATTTCTGCCATTTACCCGCCCCACAGAAGAGCCTCGATGGTGGGAATATGGAACTCGTCCATTCCCTTGGGGATGGCGGGGGGCATTGTTCTCGGCGGATTAATCGCTGCCCATTGGGGATGGCGGCATGTATTTGGGATTGTTGCTTTGCCCGGATTGATCCTCGCCGTTCTGTTTTTCTTCGTCAAAGACTACAAAACGGTTGGACTGGAAACAAGGGTTAATGATAAAGAAACGGGTGAAATTGCAATTCAAGAAAAGAAAATGACAAAAATGGAGATAATGAGAACCTTTTTCCATACCCCTTCCTTGCTTTTGACATATTTTGGTTTTGCCGGGATGATGTTTACCTCCATCTCGATGTCCACATTCCTGCCCACTTATTTTCAGCGGGTACAGGGTTTTCCGTTGCAAAAGGCGACCCTGCTGGCGAGCGGCATCATGTTGACAAGCATAATCGGTTCG
Coding sequences:
- a CDS encoding MFS transporter, with the translated sequence MSKATVPEGYLFSKSYTNYLFILLWLLYFFDYIDRMAVVSTFPFLKSEWGLSDAQCGAMVSAVYWAIVLFSFPVSILVDRWSRKKSIGIMAVLWSLATAACAITKNFNQLFIARTAIGLGEAGYAPGGTAMISAIYPPHRRASMVGIWNSSIPLGMAGGIVLGGLIAAHWGWRHVFGIVALPGLILAVLFFFVKDYKTVGLETRVNDKETGEIAIQEKKMTKMEIMRTFFHTPSLLLTYFGFAGMMFTSISMSTFLPTYFQRVQGFPLQKATLLASGIMLTSIIGSPLGGWLSDLWMKKRTDARLLLPAISALLTTILFITAFNFMRNGVFQYVVFLMAGIASIAWASSAISVTQDVVHPGLRAVSYSLCVVVQNLLGSALGPIVTGALSDHYGIKSALISASAISLLSFVLFYWGSRYYKRDLNKVVKVSLVAEDQAGG